In Deinococcota bacterium, the sequence GGCCTGACGCATGAGCCTAGCTACGCGCTTTCTGGAGCAATCGATGTGGTACTTGAGCTTTAGGTCGGCGTGAATGCGAGGGGCGCCGTAGACACCTCGACTCTCCTCGTGAATCATCTTGATGTGCGCGAGCAGTTCGGCATCTGACAGGCTCCTTGCCGAGGGTCCTCTATGTTGCCAAGCATAGTAGCCGCTCTTCGAGACCCCGAAGAGCCGGCACATCAGGGCGACAGCGTGATTGGCTTTCTCTTGCTCCATGAACAGGTAGACCGCTACCGGGTCCTGCCGTACTCGCCCAGCTTGACTGGGTTGGTCTCTTGAGCAAAGAAAGCCGCGGCTTTTTCAGGATTTCCCGCTCCTCACGCAGAATACGGTTCTCCCGCTGGAGTCTTCTCAGCTCCTCGCGCTCGTCTTGACTAAGACCCATTCGGCTCTTGCCCTTGGAGGCGTTCTCACCGTTAGTCCGTCTGACCCACTCCCTCAAGGAGTTGGTCGATACGCCAAGGTCGGAAGCGATTTCTTGCAGGTTCTTCTCGCTCTGGTGATAGAGTCTGACCGCTTCGGTTTTGAACTCGGGGCGATAGGGAGGTTTGGATGGGGGCATTGTAGACACCTTCTCTTCCTGAGGATGCTACCTCAAGCGTTTAGGTGTCCACCAAACCGGGGCAACTCCAGGACCGCGGGCGCCGTGGGCAACCCTTGAGCCTGACTCAGGGTTGCTGGGGAACGCCGCCGTCGGCCAGCTGCTGCCAGGTTGCCCCTCTGTTCGTCGTGACATAAAGACTTTCGCTGTAGCTGCCCAGGTACATGCTGTCCTGCTCCTCGGGGTGAAGGGCGATGTAGCCTATGGCGTCATCCTCGAGTGCGAAGTCAAGCCGCGTCCACGAGGCGCCGTCATCGTCGCTTAGCAGCAACCCTGCCTCAGCCTGCGCGCCGTAGGCGACGATCCGTTCCGCGCGCTCAGTGCCGTAAGCAACCGCCGTTACGGGAGCTTCCGAGAAGAGCCGTTCCCACGAGCGGCCCCCGTCCGAGCTGCGCAGTAGACCCGCCTGTGTTCCCGCCAGCACGGTGTCCTGGTCTTCGGGATGCA encodes:
- a CDS encoding IS3 family transposase; this translates as MEQEKANHAVALMCRLFGVSKSGYYAWQHRGPSARSLSDAELLAHIKMIHEESRGVYGAPRIHADLKLKYHIDCSRKRVARLMRQA